In a single window of the Hippoglossus hippoglossus isolate fHipHip1 chromosome 7, fHipHip1.pri, whole genome shotgun sequence genome:
- the znf217 gene encoding zinc finger protein 217 isoform X2, producing the protein MPTHSLLPLMESPDGLGQDILISNNASIPGSGSSMTPHAISSEKAAYQSAGSSPLSCMFCEETFTHQDELGPHVLTQHPTTFPEPTVLRVEAEFRIPGERARPKPSSHPPSEKEEVHSCIVCGQVSQDASELEAHMRKHKDYFTYCCNVCGRRFREPWFLKNHMKMHAKPGPKSKAQQDLETPATVNDVVQEPASEPVVTVYKMCMVCGFFFPDHDSLVEHSKVHNREIEHSRDKDKEDVDATTESLTEQETFLHSLNLRPHSAGNSLQSERSSKWIPQLDPFNTYQAWQLATKGKIAVGPNNTKDIGQEASTDNEDCNSDKEELNSIWSEGQGDKAAKEVLGREPRPQQQSVAESPAPRRRSLMQKDKDKERPTTCEECQRTFRTYHQLVLHSRVHKRERGGEESPTSSLEGKLSRVGSLDHVEEGSEEGVEEAAGEDGFDRSKVKSKECSYCGKSFRSSYYLTVHLRTHTGEKPFKCVYCDYAAAQKTSLKYHLERRHKNKPDVELASRHVPSAPSPSNGRHGNDGESSAPARSKLWVPSAAATPDDKYDSVVSKLDKPLAQVNAEYEKLIAKSAYSPTDDVVVKCPLPVNMKMEREDVKEENSEAPLNLCLRASLSIPAGVEPRNALNPITCSFCAYKTMYPEVLIMHKRLTHKDKSDSAKKSGYGGSVKQKRYTGCPPALDGKDVTPLPMIDRRHPRRTKSPPRQPAKPQEKTPPVNPPQGVKRSPVLAPLNNVVPETQRYRQSSDPHPSQESPRFSEHMRKPTTGSKYVMERPGPPDRVGIGERSYPVRSDAIWHSEAARLCLSSRFGSLPQMDFGESSSKRLKYSVPTGREADMGEKPGFRAPLGDGSSRVIISGRGVRTMAPSTVPETLGHVKNTASAMGGALDAEWSMMNLLRPYTPSDLASLYHSSAANPSHAGLTNQRAGGRTVLYQHLPTLPMLQRRDPSGPFPHQRYGASDKSS; encoded by the exons ATGCCGACTCACTCGCTGCTGCCGTTAATGGAGAGCCCAGATGGACTTGGCCAAGATATTCTGATTAGTAACAATGCAAGCATCCCAGGGTCTGGCTCCAGCATGACACCGCACGCCATCAGCTCAGAGAAGGCTGCGTATCAATCTGCAGGAAGCTCGCCGCTGTCCTGTATGTTCTGTGAGGAGACTTTTACTCATCAGGACGAGCTAGGACCCCACGTGCTCACTCAGCACCCCACCACTTTTCCTGAACCCACTGTGCTCCGAGTCGAAGCTGAATTCAGGATCCCAGGAGAGCGAGCCCGACCCAAACCAAGCAGCCACCCCCCCAGTGAAAAAGAGGAGGTGCACAGCTGCATTGTTTGTGGCCAGGTGTCGCAAGATGCCAGCGAGCTGGAGGCTCATATGAGGAAGCACAAGGACTACTTCACCTACTGCTGTAATGTCTGCGGCCGGCGTTTTCGAGAGCCATGGTTCCTTAAGAACCACATGAAGATGCATGCGAAGCCTGGACCCAAGAGCAAGGCCCAGCAGGACCTGGAGACCCCGGCTACAGTCAATGACGTAGTCCAAGAACCTGCTTCAGAGCCGGTAGTCACTGTTTACAAAATGTGCATGGTTTGTGGGTTTTTCTTCCCCGACCACGACAGTTTGGTTGAACATAGTAAAGTACACAACAGAGAGATAGAGCACAGCAGAGATAAAGACAAGGAAGACGTGGACGCCACTACTGAGTCCCTCACCGAACAGGAAACATTTCTTCATAGTTTGAACCTTCGGCCTCATTCTGCAGGAAATAGTTTGCAAAGTGAGAGATCATCAAAATGGATTCCCCAGCTAGATCCCTTCAACACCTATCAGGCCTGGCAGCTTGCTACAAAGGGCAAGATAGCAGTGGGTCCAAATAATACTAAAGACATTGGCCAGGAAGCCAGCACAGACAACGAGGACTGCAACTCCGATAAGGAGGAGTTGAATAGTATCTGGTCTGAAGGCCAAGGAGACAAGGCTGCGAAGGAGGTCCTTGGAAGAGAGCCGCGGCCTCAGCAGCAGAGTGTAGCAGAAAGCCCAGCGCCACGCCGGAGGTCTCTCATGCAAAAAGATAAGGACAAAGAGAGGCCGACCACTTGTGAGGAATGTCAGAGAACCTTCAGGACGTACCACCAGTTAGTTCTTCACTCCAGGGTGCACAAGCGAGAGCGAGGTGGCGAGGAGAGCCCCACTTCCTCCCTGGAGGGGAAGTTGTCGAGGGTGGGCTCCCTGGACCACGTGGAGGAAGGATCCGAGGAGGGCGTGGAGGAAGCTGC aGGTGAAGACGGGTTTGATCGATCAAAGGTCAAATCTAAAGAATGCAGTTACTGCGGCAAGTCATTCCGATCCAGCTATTACCTCACAGTTCATCTGAGGACTCACACAG gTGAAAAACCATTCAAGTGCGTTTACTGTGACTACGCTGCGGCACAGAAGACGTCACTGAAGTATCACCTGGAGCGTCGTCACAAGAACAAACCTGATGTGGAGCTCGCCAGCAGACACGTGCCTTCGGCGCCATCTCCCTCTAATGGAAGACACGGAAACGACGGCGAGAGTAGCGCCCCGGCTCGATCCAAACTCTGGGTTCCGAGCGCCGCAGCGACACCGGATGACAAATACGATAGCGTGGTTAGCAAACTGGACAAACCCCTCGCTCAGGTGAACGCTGAGTACGAGAAATTAATTGCCAAGTCTGCTTACTCGCCGACTGATGACGTGGTGGTAAAGTGCCCTCTGCCTGTTAACATGAAGATGGAAAGGGAAGATGTAAAAGAGGAAAACTCTGAGGCCCCATTAAATCTGTGCTTAAGAGcgtctctctccatccctgccGGTGTAGAACCCAGAAACGCATTAAATCCAATTACCTGTTCTTTTTGTGCGTATAAAACCATGTACCCTGAGGTTTTGATTATGCACAAGAGGCTGACTCACAAGGACAAGTCGGACAGCGCCAAGAAGAGTGGATATGGAGGCAGTGTGAAACAGAAGCGTTACACGGGCTGCCCCCCTGCGCTCGACGGCAAAGATGTCACCCCGCTTCCGATGATTGACAGGCGCCACCCTCGTCGAACCAAATCCCCTCCTCGCCAACCCGCAAAACCTCAGGAGAAGACGCCGCCTGTTAACCCGCCTCAAGGTGTGAAGCGCTCCCCGGTCCTCGCACCCCTCAACAATGTCGTCCCGGAGACTCAGCGTTACAGACAGAGTTCTGACCCACACCCCAGTCAGGAATCCCCCAGGTTTTCCGAGCACATGAGGAAACCCACCACAGGCAGCAAGTACGTGATGGAGCGACCGGGCCCCCCGGACCGAGTGGGAATCGGTGAGAGGAGCTACCCGGTGCGGAGTGATGCCATTTGGCACTCGGAAGCCGCCAGGCTGTGCCTTTCCAGCCGATTCGGGAGCCTCCCCCAGATGGATTTTGGCGAATCTTCCAGCAAGAGACTGAAGTACTCGGTACCCACCGGCAGGGAGGCTGACATGGGGGAGAAGCCGGGCTTCAGAGCCCCGCTCGGGGATGGATCCAGCAGGGTGATCATCTCAGGGAGAGGTGTGAGAACCATGGCTCCGTCCACGGTTCCTGAGACGCTGGGTCATGTGAAGAACACGGCGTCGGCTATGGGAGGAGCTTTGGACGCTGAGTGGAGCATGATGAACCTGCTTCGCCCCTACACGCCCAGCGACCTGGCCTCCCTCTATCACAGCTCGGCAGCTAACCCCAGTCACGCGGGCCTGACCAACCAGAGAGCAG GGGGCAGAACGGTGCTGTACCAACACTTACCCACTCTGCCcatgctgcagaggagagaccCCTCAGGCCCGTTCCCTCATCAACGCTACGGGGCTTCGGACAAAAGTAGCTGA
- the znf217 gene encoding zinc finger protein 217 isoform X1, with protein MPTHSLLPLMESPDGLGQDILISNNASIPGSGSSMTPHAISSEKAAYQSAGSSPLSCMFCEETFTHQDELGPHVLTQHPTTFPEPTVLRVEAEFRIPGERARPKPSSHPPSEKEEVHSCIVCGQVSQDASELEAHMRKHKDYFTYCCNVCGRRFREPWFLKNHMKMHAKPGPKSKAQQDLETPATVNDVVQEPASEPVVTVYKMCMVCGFFFPDHDSLVEHSKVHNREIEHSRDKDKEDVDATTESLTEQETFLHSLNLRPHSAGNSLQSERSSKWIPQLDPFNTYQAWQLATKGKIAVGPNNTKDIGQEASTDNEDCNSDKEELNSIWSEGQGDKAAKEVLGREPRPQQQSVAESPAPRRRSLMQKDKDKERPTTCEECQRTFRTYHQLVLHSRVHKRERGGEESPTSSLEGKLSRVGSLDHVEEGSEEGVEEAALTGEDGFDRSKVKSKECSYCGKSFRSSYYLTVHLRTHTGEKPFKCVYCDYAAAQKTSLKYHLERRHKNKPDVELASRHVPSAPSPSNGRHGNDGESSAPARSKLWVPSAAATPDDKYDSVVSKLDKPLAQVNAEYEKLIAKSAYSPTDDVVVKCPLPVNMKMEREDVKEENSEAPLNLCLRASLSIPAGVEPRNALNPITCSFCAYKTMYPEVLIMHKRLTHKDKSDSAKKSGYGGSVKQKRYTGCPPALDGKDVTPLPMIDRRHPRRTKSPPRQPAKPQEKTPPVNPPQGVKRSPVLAPLNNVVPETQRYRQSSDPHPSQESPRFSEHMRKPTTGSKYVMERPGPPDRVGIGERSYPVRSDAIWHSEAARLCLSSRFGSLPQMDFGESSSKRLKYSVPTGREADMGEKPGFRAPLGDGSSRVIISGRGVRTMAPSTVPETLGHVKNTASAMGGALDAEWSMMNLLRPYTPSDLASLYHSSAANPSHAGLTNQRAGGRTVLYQHLPTLPMLQRRDPSGPFPHQRYGASDKSS; from the exons ATGCCGACTCACTCGCTGCTGCCGTTAATGGAGAGCCCAGATGGACTTGGCCAAGATATTCTGATTAGTAACAATGCAAGCATCCCAGGGTCTGGCTCCAGCATGACACCGCACGCCATCAGCTCAGAGAAGGCTGCGTATCAATCTGCAGGAAGCTCGCCGCTGTCCTGTATGTTCTGTGAGGAGACTTTTACTCATCAGGACGAGCTAGGACCCCACGTGCTCACTCAGCACCCCACCACTTTTCCTGAACCCACTGTGCTCCGAGTCGAAGCTGAATTCAGGATCCCAGGAGAGCGAGCCCGACCCAAACCAAGCAGCCACCCCCCCAGTGAAAAAGAGGAGGTGCACAGCTGCATTGTTTGTGGCCAGGTGTCGCAAGATGCCAGCGAGCTGGAGGCTCATATGAGGAAGCACAAGGACTACTTCACCTACTGCTGTAATGTCTGCGGCCGGCGTTTTCGAGAGCCATGGTTCCTTAAGAACCACATGAAGATGCATGCGAAGCCTGGACCCAAGAGCAAGGCCCAGCAGGACCTGGAGACCCCGGCTACAGTCAATGACGTAGTCCAAGAACCTGCTTCAGAGCCGGTAGTCACTGTTTACAAAATGTGCATGGTTTGTGGGTTTTTCTTCCCCGACCACGACAGTTTGGTTGAACATAGTAAAGTACACAACAGAGAGATAGAGCACAGCAGAGATAAAGACAAGGAAGACGTGGACGCCACTACTGAGTCCCTCACCGAACAGGAAACATTTCTTCATAGTTTGAACCTTCGGCCTCATTCTGCAGGAAATAGTTTGCAAAGTGAGAGATCATCAAAATGGATTCCCCAGCTAGATCCCTTCAACACCTATCAGGCCTGGCAGCTTGCTACAAAGGGCAAGATAGCAGTGGGTCCAAATAATACTAAAGACATTGGCCAGGAAGCCAGCACAGACAACGAGGACTGCAACTCCGATAAGGAGGAGTTGAATAGTATCTGGTCTGAAGGCCAAGGAGACAAGGCTGCGAAGGAGGTCCTTGGAAGAGAGCCGCGGCCTCAGCAGCAGAGTGTAGCAGAAAGCCCAGCGCCACGCCGGAGGTCTCTCATGCAAAAAGATAAGGACAAAGAGAGGCCGACCACTTGTGAGGAATGTCAGAGAACCTTCAGGACGTACCACCAGTTAGTTCTTCACTCCAGGGTGCACAAGCGAGAGCGAGGTGGCGAGGAGAGCCCCACTTCCTCCCTGGAGGGGAAGTTGTCGAGGGTGGGCTCCCTGGACCACGTGGAGGAAGGATCCGAGGAGGGCGTGGAGGAAGCTGCATTAACAG GTGAAGACGGGTTTGATCGATCAAAGGTCAAATCTAAAGAATGCAGTTACTGCGGCAAGTCATTCCGATCCAGCTATTACCTCACAGTTCATCTGAGGACTCACACAG gTGAAAAACCATTCAAGTGCGTTTACTGTGACTACGCTGCGGCACAGAAGACGTCACTGAAGTATCACCTGGAGCGTCGTCACAAGAACAAACCTGATGTGGAGCTCGCCAGCAGACACGTGCCTTCGGCGCCATCTCCCTCTAATGGAAGACACGGAAACGACGGCGAGAGTAGCGCCCCGGCTCGATCCAAACTCTGGGTTCCGAGCGCCGCAGCGACACCGGATGACAAATACGATAGCGTGGTTAGCAAACTGGACAAACCCCTCGCTCAGGTGAACGCTGAGTACGAGAAATTAATTGCCAAGTCTGCTTACTCGCCGACTGATGACGTGGTGGTAAAGTGCCCTCTGCCTGTTAACATGAAGATGGAAAGGGAAGATGTAAAAGAGGAAAACTCTGAGGCCCCATTAAATCTGTGCTTAAGAGcgtctctctccatccctgccGGTGTAGAACCCAGAAACGCATTAAATCCAATTACCTGTTCTTTTTGTGCGTATAAAACCATGTACCCTGAGGTTTTGATTATGCACAAGAGGCTGACTCACAAGGACAAGTCGGACAGCGCCAAGAAGAGTGGATATGGAGGCAGTGTGAAACAGAAGCGTTACACGGGCTGCCCCCCTGCGCTCGACGGCAAAGATGTCACCCCGCTTCCGATGATTGACAGGCGCCACCCTCGTCGAACCAAATCCCCTCCTCGCCAACCCGCAAAACCTCAGGAGAAGACGCCGCCTGTTAACCCGCCTCAAGGTGTGAAGCGCTCCCCGGTCCTCGCACCCCTCAACAATGTCGTCCCGGAGACTCAGCGTTACAGACAGAGTTCTGACCCACACCCCAGTCAGGAATCCCCCAGGTTTTCCGAGCACATGAGGAAACCCACCACAGGCAGCAAGTACGTGATGGAGCGACCGGGCCCCCCGGACCGAGTGGGAATCGGTGAGAGGAGCTACCCGGTGCGGAGTGATGCCATTTGGCACTCGGAAGCCGCCAGGCTGTGCCTTTCCAGCCGATTCGGGAGCCTCCCCCAGATGGATTTTGGCGAATCTTCCAGCAAGAGACTGAAGTACTCGGTACCCACCGGCAGGGAGGCTGACATGGGGGAGAAGCCGGGCTTCAGAGCCCCGCTCGGGGATGGATCCAGCAGGGTGATCATCTCAGGGAGAGGTGTGAGAACCATGGCTCCGTCCACGGTTCCTGAGACGCTGGGTCATGTGAAGAACACGGCGTCGGCTATGGGAGGAGCTTTGGACGCTGAGTGGAGCATGATGAACCTGCTTCGCCCCTACACGCCCAGCGACCTGGCCTCCCTCTATCACAGCTCGGCAGCTAACCCCAGTCACGCGGGCCTGACCAACCAGAGAGCAG GGGGCAGAACGGTGCTGTACCAACACTTACCCACTCTGCCcatgctgcagaggagagaccCCTCAGGCCCGTTCCCTCATCAACGCTACGGGGCTTCGGACAAAAGTAGCTGA